One Tomitella gaofuii DNA segment encodes these proteins:
- a CDS encoding (2Fe-2S)-binding protein, producing MTGTELDAAYAAAASLMGRFAPRAGDPANVDALPGAVLCDTDWLARRVTDTVRRWDCPDDRTAGTLWWYSTSVTMTAAAPAMLLASGVAPDPDPRRATCTLTDYGYLASMRAGRLLVGGDAYARALGPALEQVIVPLARVSGASERALWAIAADALANQALAAGREAGRIAEAGTLAVQLADSTPMPVPRYVDLAPGPGAEGPNTAGDVTLLSAAPASEEPGGARRVVRRCSCCLIYQAPGEGKCVSCPRRRPDDRAQSLAEWLSRQ from the coding sequence GTGACCGGCACCGAGCTCGACGCCGCCTACGCCGCGGCCGCCTCGCTGATGGGCCGCTTCGCGCCGCGGGCCGGCGACCCCGCGAATGTCGACGCGCTGCCCGGCGCGGTGCTGTGCGACACGGACTGGCTGGCGCGCCGGGTCACCGACACGGTGCGCCGCTGGGACTGTCCCGACGATCGGACGGCCGGCACGCTCTGGTGGTACTCGACGAGCGTGACGATGACCGCCGCGGCGCCGGCGATGCTGCTGGCGTCGGGCGTCGCGCCCGACCCGGACCCGCGCCGGGCGACCTGCACGCTCACCGACTACGGCTACCTCGCCTCGATGCGGGCCGGACGCCTGCTGGTGGGGGGCGATGCGTACGCGCGGGCGTTGGGCCCGGCCCTGGAGCAGGTGATCGTTCCGCTCGCGCGCGTCTCGGGGGCCTCTGAGCGCGCGCTGTGGGCGATCGCCGCGGACGCGCTGGCCAACCAGGCGCTGGCCGCGGGACGCGAGGCAGGGCGCATCGCCGAGGCCGGGACGCTGGCGGTTCAGCTGGCGGACTCCACGCCGATGCCGGTGCCGCGCTACGTCGATCTCGCGCCGGGGCCGGGCGCGGAAGGGCCGAACACCGCAGGGGACGTCACCCTGCTTTCCGCTGCTCCCGCGTCCGAAGAGCCCGGCGGTGCCCGACGGGTGGTGCGGCGCTGCTCGTGCTGCCTGATCTACCAGGCGCCCGGCGAGGGCAAGTGCGTGAGCTGTCCGCGCAGGCGGCCCGACGACCGTGCGCAGTCGCTGGCCGAGTGGCTCTCCCGGCAGTGA